The sequence below is a genomic window from Calypte anna isolate BGI_N300 chromosome 4A, bCalAnn1_v1.p, whole genome shotgun sequence.
ATGTAGAATCAGCCAAAGGAAAATATGCTCACATGCTGTTTAATAAACTGTTTGAAGACTACTCAAATGCTCTGATACCAGTGGAAGACACAGATAAAGTACTGAATGTCACCCTTCAAATCACATTGTCCCAAATTAAAGACATGGTGAGTAAGAGTATAGTTCTGTTTTCCTAAAGATGTGTAGAAATGTACTGGCTATAAACCTTTagcttggagaaggaaaagcagattgTGTTTTGTTGTGATAGCTTCAATAATGCTTCCTCACCAGAGTCATGTTACCAGTTCTTTGTAGATTTTTATCTGATTGCAACATTAAGAATTCCCTTTTAGGTTTTCAAACTTACAACTACTGAACTGTTAAGACTTCTGTAGTTAAGTGTTGGTATTCCACCCTCCAGGCAACTTTTGCTAAGATGCAATTAATTACTTCTAAACTCCCTATTTTAGGctttaataacttttttataAATTTGGTTTAGCCAGATATACttaaggtaaaagaaaatgtatctgGAAGGAGAATGAAAAATCACTTTTGTGACTTCTGAATTACATATTCAAGATCTCTCCAAGCTTTCAGAGAATTTGGTAGGCTGAATCTATCACCAATTTGGTATTCTGAAGCTCACAAAAGGAAATTCCTGGGATACTGGAGCCTCAGACAACTATAATTAAAGCTTGGGAGGGTGCAGTTTGAAGGGTTGGACAAGAGAAAGTTCAAATAAATAAGCTCTTCTTACAACGTATGGGCATGTGTACGTGTCAGAGAAGTACTCTCATGGCCTGCCAGCTTTCTGGTGGTTTTTGGACACTGTACAATAAATTCTGTCTCCACATAAGATGTGATTTTGTCACCTTCAGCTAGaaatatttctacatttttatgCAGGATGAAAGGAACCAAATTTTGTCAACTTACTTATGGATTCGACAAAGCTGGTATGATGCATACCTCAAATGGGACAAGGATAAATACGATGGGTTGGATTCTATTAGGATTCCAAGTGATTTGGTTTGGAGACCAGATATTGTCCTGTATAACAAGTGAGTATGACTGGAGAAAATAAGCTTGAATATTTATCTGAGGGAGGCGGTTGAAGGAGGATTTGACCCATAGTCTGAACTTTCACCACTTCACCGTACCTTAGCAAGggtttattggttttttttgttgtcttaacATTTGTTCTTAATCATctaaatattttgcagtaaaGCCATAGACAGGATTTGGCAACTGCTTATGCTACACAGCAAAACTGTTATGAATTTCTCTGCACTGGGAATTGAATGCACTGGCAGtattaagtattttcttttgaagctgCTGAAGAGCTTTGGAAGATCTTGTGTCCACAAAAAGATGGTACACAAAGGCTGCACTCCTTGCACGCTCTCCCAGGCCAGTAGTGACCAGCAGATTATTTGCATCTTTGAATGGATTCTTATCCTATGGTATTGTGTTTGAGCTCAAGTTTGAAGAAACTGTGGCCAACAAATACAACATAATTTAGCAGCACTGATGTGTGGCATTAATGGGCCTTGTACCTGTAAATAATAGTAAATTCCTAATAAAATtcagtataaataaataacataatTTCAGAAGCATGATTTTAATTGTGTGAAGCAAAGGtcttcttcccccttccccgGCCCACACATTAAGTTGTTGTCTGTTGATCCTCACTGtcacttttctgtcttttaggGCTGATGATGACTTTTCAGAGCCAGTGAATACTAATGTTGTGTTGAGATATGATGGAAAAATCACTTGGGATGCACCTGCTATCACAAAAAGCTCATGTGTTGTGGATGtatcttattttccttttgacagCCAGCAGTGCAACCTTACATTTGGGTCCTGGACCTATAATGGTAATCAGGTAGACATCATCAATTCTCTTGATAGTGGTGACCTCTCTGACTTTATAGAAGATGTGGAATGGGAGATTCATGGTATGCCAGCAGTTAAGAATGTCATTACTTatggctgctgctctgagcctTATCCAGATGTGACCTTCACACTGATTTTGAAAAGGAAGTCTTCATTCTACATATTTAATCTGTTGCTGCCCTGCGTTTTGATATCTTTCCTGGCCCCACTGGGATTCTATCTCCCTGCAGACTCTGGGGAAAAGGTGTCTCTGGGTGTTACAGTTCTTCTTGCTCTGACCGTGTTCCAGCTGATGGTTGCAGAGATCATGCCTCCCTCTGAAAGCATACCTTTGATAGGTGAGTTTTACACACATTGTCTTTAAACATAGTTTATTAATAGCAGGGCTTTATGGCCGGGGAACCCTATGCAATTTGTGACTTCTGGTATGATAAAGgtgttgcatttttaaagcactgtgaAATACTTATAATGTGCATGGAATTTGGACAGGTATGCTGAAGCTTttcaaagataatttaaaaaaatatattagctATTTTGTACTTATTAAATTTAGTTAGACATTTAGAATTATCTTATCACATATTGTAATAAAGCTAGtaattgaaaacaattttaGAACCAGTGTACAAAGGGTAAGCAAGAGCTGTACACACAAGGTCAGGCTGTTTCAAAGTTTCTGTCAGGTCAGATGGCTGGATGGCCTAACTAGGATGCCCAGTGCTGAATTTTATATCCAACAATTGTTACATTGAATTATAATACTCGGCAGTCCATTATGCTGAATTTTACATCTGTGAGAGTTCAAAAGAGCTGTTGTGTAGCAACAGGATGGTGTTCAGCACCTGCCTTCTGCCAAGACCCCCAGCTTCTTGCTGATCTGCCCCTGGGGCATGATGCTGCTGTGATTTCTGGAGGACTAGAAACACGGTTTCCTCCACTCTGGCTTCCAGCTTCACTGAGATACTTAAGGTCtcattacttttattttcattactggTTTTTATATG
It includes:
- the CHRNA9 gene encoding neuronal acetylcholine receptor subunit alpha-9, with the protein product MKKNSLSSFFISLWLLFTAVMLQDVESAKGKYAHMLFNKLFEDYSNALIPVEDTDKVLNVTLQITLSQIKDMDERNQILSTYLWIRQSWYDAYLKWDKDKYDGLDSIRIPSDLVWRPDIVLYNKADDDFSEPVNTNVVLRYDGKITWDAPAITKSSCVVDVSYFPFDSQQCNLTFGSWTYNGNQVDIINSLDSGDLSDFIEDVEWEIHGMPAVKNVITYGCCSEPYPDVTFTLILKRKSSFYIFNLLLPCVLISFLAPLGFYLPADSGEKVSLGVTVLLALTVFQLMVAEIMPPSESIPLIGKYYIATMTMITASTALTIIIMNLHHCGSEAKPVPQWARVLILNYMSKIFFVYDVGENCTSPKREKEEEHKLEGDDDCQQRHKQVSRHLSHRNDDCDLKEKLSGNLNKSYGVHGENIRESVNCCSCYKILIKNTEYIANCVRDHKANRAKGVEWKKVAKVMDRFFMWIFFIMVFFMSVLIIGKAA